The sequence below is a genomic window from Candidatus Neomarinimicrobiota bacterium.
GGAGCTGGAAGCTGGGGAACCACGCTTGCGATACATTTAAGCAAGAGCGGTCATAATGTTAGTCTCTGGGAACGGGACAGGGAGAGGGAGGAGTCGCTAAAACGGGATAGAGAAAGTAAACTGTTTCTGCCCGGTATCAGTTTTCCCGATGAACTGAATATCACGGATAATATCGAGTCATCAATATCCGAAGCAGAAACGATTGTTTTTGCCGTTCCTTCACAATTTATGCGGCAAACAGCCGGACTTATAAAAAACAATTGGAATAAGGAGAATATGAGCATTCTGCCTTTAGTGACGGTGGCTAAAGGGTTTGAGGTGGATACTCACCTATTAATGAGCCATGTACTCATTGAAGAACTGGACGATAATGCCGCCGACAACCTTTGCGTACTGTCGGGACCGAGTCATGCCGAAGAGGTCAGCAGGGGAGTTCCAACCGCATTAGTTGCGGCGTCATCCTCCGTGTCGGTATCCGAACAGGTACAGAAAACTTTCTTTTCACCGTCATTAAGGGTCTATGTCAGCAGCGACGTAATAGGCACGGAATTGGGGGGAGCTTTAAAAAACATAATTGCGATTGCAGCCGGGATTGTTGATGGTGCGGGATTCGGGGATAATACTAAAGCCGCACTGATGACAAGAGGACTTGTAGAGATTACCCGGTTGGGAGTCACAATGGGGGCAATGGACGACACTTTCCGCGGATTAGCGGGGATGGGAGATATGATAGTCACATGTATGAGTAAGCACTCACGAAACCGGCACGTAGGGGAGGAGGTAGGGAAGGGAAGGCCGTTAGAACAAGTGTTAGATGAAATGACAATGACTGCCGAAGGGGTAAATACTACAAAGGTGATCAAATATTTATCAAAAGAAAAAGGCGTAGAGATGCCGATCTCCGATCAAGTTTATGAAGTACTCTTTGAAGGAAAGAACCCTCATAAAGCAGTTGAAGATCTGATGGCGCGAGACCCGAAATCCGAAAAGATGAATGATTGATGCAAGCGTTTATCAAGCCTGAAATATTTGTCTGCCGTTCTGCTATCATATTTCAATGACGCAAAACAATTTCTTTACATCAATTTTCATCATGATTTTAGTACTATGCTCGGGTATTGAGTCATATCTGCAGGGGCAAGAGTTAAAATCGGTCCATACCCCCGGCGTATGCGCCGTGCCCATTCTGCCTAAGGGATATCAGAGGTTTGATTTCTCCGAGATGAGTCTTGAGAAGAGTGGGTTCAGTTTTTACGAGATAGGAGATACAGCGCGATTCTTCACCCGGATAAACGTCCTGGATCAATCAGGATTTGTAGCGCTTGGGGCGATTTTGGTAGCCGAATCGGACCGCATCGAAATCTGGGTGGATACCACCGAATGGAATAATGTTAACGTAAAACAAGCACATGCCGACAAGCTGATCGACGCGTTCGAGAATAAAACACCTGCGGGTTCGATAGATCCTAATAAAGGAATTCTCGCGCTCGAAATTGAACATATGGGTAATCCGCCGGACGTGGACGGTAACGGAAAAATAATAATATTGATCCTCGATATTAATGATGATTACGATGAAAATGATAATCCATCATTTGTGGCAGGTTATTTCGATCAGGCGGATCAACTTACCATGTCAAATCCTCAGGCTTCGGGAAACGTCGCAGATATACTATATCTCGATTCCAATCCCGGCGACCTCGAGCGCAATATCAATAGGGTTTTATCTACCGCTGCGCACGAGCTTCAGCACCTGATAAACTTTAATTACGATAGAGATGAGGATTCCTGGTTGAACGAAGGGCTCTCCGAGTACGCATCAATTATGACAGGATACTCGGGAAGGGGATTCGGCAGATTTCTATCCCAAACGAACCGCGGCTTGATGGTGTGGGATAACATCCTCATAGATTACTCCCGAGTCGGATTATGGATAACCTACACGGCGCTCAGGTTGGGATTGGAATCGATTCGGATGCTTGTGCAGGATGAGAATGAGGGAAAGAGTTCAGCGGAAAACGTCATTGCCTCGATTATTCCGGGGAAAACG
It includes:
- a CDS encoding NAD(P)H-dependent glycerol-3-phosphate dehydrogenase yields the protein MKISVLGAGSWGTTLAIHLSKSGHNVSLWERDREREESLKRDRESKLFLPGISFPDELNITDNIESSISEAETIVFAVPSQFMRQTAGLIKNNWNKENMSILPLVTVAKGFEVDTHLLMSHVLIEELDDNAADNLCVLSGPSHAEEVSRGVPTALVAASSSVSVSEQVQKTFFSPSLRVYVSSDVIGTELGGALKNIIAIAAGIVDGAGFGDNTKAALMTRGLVEITRLGVTMGAMDDTFRGLAGMGDMIVTCMSKHSRNRHVGEEVGKGRPLEQVLDEMTMTAEGVNTTKVIKYLSKEKGVEMPISDQVYEVLFEGKNPHKAVEDLMARDPKSEKMND